One region of Dokdonia sp. 4H-3-7-5 genomic DNA includes:
- a CDS encoding BLUF domain-containing protein — protein sequence MIFGKLFKWIGSSPKRFKTVCYISEHHCNLTHSEVNILLKRSQIYNIGHGVNGVLISASNRFFQILEEEEKEINELFERIQADNRHTNILNLFNTTIDRPFFSSYNSSFRVGLGSDEINEINKYLSISTNHPFEANVVGILNSMALSARLA from the coding sequence ATGATATTTGGCAAACTTTTTAAATGGATTGGCAGCTCCCCAAAGAGGTTCAAAACCGTTTGTTATATCAGTGAGCACCATTGTAATTTAACTCATTCAGAAGTAAATATACTTCTAAAAAGATCTCAAATTTATAATATTGGACACGGTGTAAATGGTGTTCTTATAAGTGCATCAAATCGATTTTTTCAAATACTAGAAGAAGAGGAAAAGGAAATCAATGAGCTGTTTGAAAGAATTCAAGCAGATAACCGCCATACAAATATTTTAAACCTGTTTAATACAACGATTGACCGTCCATTTTTCTCATCGTACAATAGTTCTTTTAGAGTAGGTCTAGGAAGTGATGAGATTAACGAGATAAATAAATACCTTTCGATTTCCACAAACCATCCCTTTGAAGCAAATGTTGTAGGTATCCTCAATTCCATGGCACTTTCTGCAAGGCTAGCATGA
- a CDS encoding ferritin-like domain-containing protein: MKQTTAEAAREQSHIDIVNNLQGILEKNYDAEEGYKEAMLKADNSYLKDYLKNKAATRATFATEISDIILKLNETPKESGSTKGSIHRTWMSIKDAFSSNSDEGILEECIRGDKASIEEYNEVMENQAFPVEITSVLTNQLLQVKKSVNDIKKIEDLF; this comes from the coding sequence ATGAAACAGACAACAGCGGAAGCAGCAAGAGAACAATCTCACATAGATATCGTAAACAACTTACAAGGAATTCTAGAAAAGAATTACGATGCAGAGGAAGGATACAAAGAAGCAATGCTCAAGGCAGATAATAGTTACTTAAAAGACTACCTTAAAAACAAGGCAGCAACAAGAGCAACATTTGCCACAGAAATAAGTGACATTATTTTAAAGCTCAATGAAACTCCAAAGGAATCTGGAAGCACAAAAGGAAGTATCCATAGAACATGGATGAGTATTAAAGATGCTTTTAGCTCAAACTCAGACGAGGGAATCCTTGAAGAATGCATACGTGGAGATAAAGCGAGTATAGAGGAGTACAACGAAGTGATGGAAAACCAAGCGTTTCCAGTTGAAATTACAAGCGTACTCACAAATCAATTACTACAGGTAAAAAAATCTGTAAATGATATAAAAAAGATAGAAGATTTGTTCTAG
- a CDS encoding ATP-dependent helicase: protein MFENKKTAIIDSYNTKQREAITFDGKHLLLLAGAGTGKTKTIVGRAEYLIQSGVRPEKIQILTFTKRAASEIVERVKAGLPAGTSGAINGSTFHSWCNQLIVKFPNLFGAASFTVIDPDDQLSLMKMACGNASEEYGKVRIKPQQILDIFSFARNTRSNLTDTIRKLLYKGKDDPQVTEDIATLRPQLEHLIKEYQLQKKRQQYLDYDDLLLVIANRLNKDEKAREILASSYEHILIDEMQDTNPLQWFLLKPFEHICHLFCVGDDAQSIYSFRGADFKNVHLFKERVADATVKVLDKNYRSTQEILDISNWLLEKSPVQYNKKLISSRGPGKVPVILNVNNQFEEANYIANKILEAFSSGGSSFSDFLILSRSQYYTRPLQAVFLQKKIPYQTFGGRKFLEAAHIKDLVSVLRVINNPLDEIAWIRFFTFIHGIGAVKATSYMTEVMQIAPEDIIPDTFTSIISGTEGEKVSKFYKTVFDNKGNVKQAIKELYSAMEFDLAMKYSKDWTEKRKGDFPVLEMLSENYATLGAFISEGILDNAAHVSGQNTLEGSKLTTTDHQDHVTISTVHSAKGLEADVCFVLNVSPKSYPSSYSLGNLDEVEEDRRVLYVALTRAKNELIITRATESINAFHHKTDTQEELGENSAYFLEELPDHLASQTSPKTTFTAHKDAAVKNDIDLDLGMDFS from the coding sequence ATCTTTGAAAATAAAAAAACTGCTATTATAGATTCATATAACACTAAGCAACGTGAGGCCATCACTTTTGATGGTAAACACTTACTACTACTTGCAGGAGCAGGTACTGGTAAAACCAAGACTATTGTAGGTAGAGCGGAATATCTCATTCAATCTGGCGTGCGTCCAGAAAAGATACAGATCCTCACATTTACAAAAAGGGCTGCGAGCGAGATTGTAGAGCGTGTAAAAGCAGGATTACCTGCTGGTACAAGCGGCGCGATTAATGGCAGTACCTTTCATAGCTGGTGTAACCAGCTTATTGTGAAGTTTCCAAATCTTTTTGGTGCGGCAAGTTTTACGGTAATTGATCCAGATGATCAATTAAGTTTGATGAAAATGGCTTGTGGAAATGCCAGTGAGGAATATGGAAAAGTAAGAATTAAACCGCAGCAAATTCTCGATATATTTTCCTTTGCACGTAACACGAGAAGTAACCTCACTGATACCATACGCAAGTTGCTCTATAAAGGAAAAGATGATCCTCAAGTAACTGAAGATATCGCTACGTTGCGACCACAACTAGAGCATCTTATTAAAGAGTACCAGCTACAAAAGAAGAGACAGCAGTACCTCGATTATGACGATTTACTGCTTGTTATAGCAAATAGATTAAATAAAGATGAGAAAGCAAGAGAGATTCTAGCTTCCTCCTACGAGCATATTTTGATTGATGAGATGCAGGATACTAATCCGCTGCAATGGTTTTTATTAAAGCCTTTTGAGCATATCTGTCACCTATTTTGTGTGGGAGATGATGCCCAATCTATTTACAGTTTCCGTGGCGCAGATTTTAAGAATGTTCACTTATTTAAAGAACGTGTAGCAGATGCTACGGTAAAAGTGCTAGACAAGAATTATCGTTCTACACAGGAGATACTGGATATCTCAAACTGGTTACTAGAAAAATCACCTGTACAGTATAATAAAAAACTGATCTCAAGCAGAGGACCAGGAAAAGTACCTGTGATTTTGAATGTGAATAACCAATTTGAAGAAGCAAATTATATAGCCAATAAAATTCTAGAAGCCTTTTCTAGTGGCGGAAGTTCATTTTCTGATTTTCTAATCTTGAGCAGGTCGCAATACTACACAAGACCACTACAAGCAGTATTTCTCCAAAAGAAGATTCCTTATCAAACCTTTGGCGGAAGAAAGTTTCTTGAAGCTGCTCACATAAAAGATTTAGTTTCGGTATTGAGAGTAATTAACAATCCGCTAGATGAGATTGCATGGATTCGCTTTTTTACTTTTATTCACGGTATTGGTGCTGTAAAAGCAACGTCTTATATGACGGAAGTGATGCAAATCGCACCAGAAGATATAATACCAGATACCTTCACCTCTATCATCTCTGGAACGGAAGGAGAAAAAGTATCTAAGTTTTACAAAACTGTTTTTGATAATAAAGGCAACGTAAAGCAAGCAATCAAAGAATTGTACAGCGCGATGGAGTTTGATCTTGCTATGAAATATAGCAAAGACTGGACAGAAAAACGCAAAGGTGATTTTCCCGTACTAGAAATGCTTTCTGAAAACTATGCGACCCTTGGTGCTTTTATCTCAGAAGGGATTCTAGATAATGCTGCACATGTTTCAGGTCAAAATACTTTAGAAGGCAGTAAATTAACTACCACAGATCATCAGGATCACGTCACCATCTCTACCGTACACTCGGCTAAGGGTCTTGAAGCAGACGTTTGTTTTGTGCTTAATGTATCCCCTAAGTCCTACCCTTCCTCCTACAGTCTGGGGAATCTAGACGAAGTAGAAGAAGATAGACGTGTGCTATATGTAGCGCTCACCAGAGCAAAAAATGAACTCATTATCACAAGAGCTACAGAGTCCATAAACGCCTTTCATCATAAAACGGATACGCAAGAAGAACTAGGAGAAAATAGCGCCTACTTTCTAGAAGAGCTTCCAGATCACCTTGCTAGTCAAACCTCTCCAAAAACTACATTTACAGCTCATAAAGATGCCGCCGTAAAGAATGATATTGATTTAGATTTGGGTATGGATTTTAGTTAG
- a CDS encoding DUF421 domain-containing protein: MENWMTASMPILGKVLISIIAIFTVMIIITRISGLRTFAKMSSFDFASTIAVGSVLASIILNPDQSLLKGGIALAGIIAFQTLFALLVRKSTFFKNLATNDPLLLMKDGKILYKNLEKSNVGEGDLIAKLREANVLDYSEVRAVVLESTGDMSVLHDDGDNKLNDQLLEGVRIH, from the coding sequence ATGGAAAACTGGATGACCGCATCAATGCCCATTTTAGGTAAAGTATTAATATCAATAATAGCCATATTTACAGTAATGATTATTATCACGAGAATTTCTGGTTTACGCACATTTGCAAAGATGTCAAGCTTTGACTTTGCATCAACCATTGCGGTAGGTTCTGTACTTGCATCCATTATTCTCAACCCAGACCAATCACTTCTTAAAGGAGGAATCGCACTAGCGGGTATTATTGCTTTTCAAACTTTATTTGCCTTGCTAGTGAGGAAAAGTACATTTTTTAAAAATCTAGCTACTAATGATCCATTATTGTTAATGAAGGACGGGAAGATTCTTTATAAAAACTTAGAAAAATCAAATGTAGGTGAGGGAGATTTGATTGCAAAACTAAGAGAAGCAAACGTGCTCGACTACAGTGAGGTAAGAGCTGTTGTACTAGAAAGTACAGGAGACATGTCTGTACTTCATGACGACGGAGACAACAAACTTAATGATCAACTTTTAGAAGGCGTGCGCATTCATTAA
- a CDS encoding NAD(P)H-dependent oxidoreductase — MKKILVLFSHPKFEKSRANTSLVSHIQDMEGVTFHDLYEQYPDFHIDVDAEKELLAAHDIIVWHHPLYWYSCPPLMKQWIDMVLEFGWAYGPNGNALKGKTCLNVITTGGSKEVYCAQGSNSFTINEFLRPFEQTAILCGMQYYPPFAVMGTHQLSDNQLNTHSSTYKSLLELLQKEAVVLGVDNCVFLNDLPQLKTH, encoded by the coding sequence ATGAAGAAAATACTTGTATTATTCTCGCATCCTAAATTTGAAAAATCTAGGGCAAATACGTCACTAGTATCACACATTCAAGATATGGAAGGTGTTACTTTTCATGATCTTTATGAGCAATACCCAGATTTTCATATTGACGTAGATGCCGAAAAGGAGTTGCTTGCTGCACATGATATCATCGTATGGCACCACCCATTATATTGGTATAGCTGTCCGCCTTTAATGAAGCAGTGGATTGATATGGTGCTAGAATTTGGGTGGGCATATGGACCAAATGGTAATGCCCTTAAAGGAAAAACCTGCTTAAATGTGATTACCACAGGTGGCTCAAAAGAGGTGTATTGTGCTCAAGGAAGCAATAGCTTTACCATTAATGAATTTTTAAGACCCTTTGAACAAACAGCAATCTTATGCGGGATGCAGTATTATCCACCATTTGCAGTCATGGGTACGCACCAATTGAGTGACAATCAGTTAAACACTCACTCGAGTACTTATAAATCATTATTAGAGTTACTGCAGAAAGAGGCTGTTGTACTAGGTGTAGATAACTGCGTATTTTTAAATGATTTGCCGCAATTAAAAACTCACTAA
- a CDS encoding VOC family protein codes for MKAQAYLSFDGNCQEALNFYKGILGGEVVNRETWEGKETDIPEHYRNKLQHAELKGKGFHFMAYDAAPDTPLTSGNKVCMSLDYSDTAEAQSAFEALSAQGKINSPFQETSWNAHYGRCTDQFGVEWMVNAK; via the coding sequence ATGAAAGCACAAGCATATTTATCATTTGACGGAAATTGCCAAGAGGCATTAAATTTTTATAAAGGAATTCTAGGTGGAGAGGTTGTAAACCGCGAGACTTGGGAAGGAAAGGAAACAGATATTCCAGAGCACTACCGCAACAAGCTGCAACATGCAGAACTTAAAGGAAAAGGATTTCACTTTATGGCGTATGATGCAGCACCAGATACACCACTTACTTCAGGTAATAAGGTGTGTATGAGTCTAGATTATAGCGATACCGCAGAGGCTCAATCTGCATTTGAGGCGTTAAGCGCGCAAGGAAAAATTAATTCACCATTTCAAGAGACTAGTTGGAACGCACATTATGGACGTTGCACAGATCAATTTGGAGTAGAGTGGATGGTAAATGCCAAATAA
- a CDS encoding HipA family kinase, which produces MNTLQLRTVNVVQYLQPLREGGSLPALVKADDDYLYVLKFRGAGQGKKALIAELLGGEIARAIGLQVPELVFMNLDDSFSKTEPDEEIQDLLKFSVGLNFGLHFLSEAITYDPLVSTVDALTASKIVLLDCIISNIDRTAKNTNLLQWHNEIWVIDNGASFYFHHDWKNWKNHLERTFPLVKDHVLLEKATRLTEAATAIKELLTQEKLEDIIAHIPEDWLISEFDTMTPGDMRAAYLEFVNSRLSKIDILVKEGEDAR; this is translated from the coding sequence ATGAATACACTACAATTAAGAACTGTAAATGTTGTGCAATACTTGCAACCTTTACGAGAAGGAGGATCACTTCCAGCTTTAGTTAAAGCAGATGATGATTATTTATATGTGCTCAAGTTTAGAGGAGCGGGGCAAGGAAAGAAAGCACTTATAGCCGAACTTCTAGGAGGCGAAATAGCCAGAGCGATAGGACTTCAGGTTCCTGAGCTTGTGTTTATGAATCTAGATGACTCTTTTAGTAAAACAGAGCCAGATGAAGAGATTCAAGATTTACTGAAATTTAGCGTAGGGTTAAACTTTGGGCTTCATTTCTTATCAGAAGCGATTACTTATGATCCGCTGGTTAGTACGGTAGATGCGCTTACTGCTTCAAAAATAGTGTTACTAGACTGTATTATCAGTAATATAGATAGAACCGCAAAAAATACAAATCTCCTGCAGTGGCATAATGAGATATGGGTGATAGATAACGGTGCGAGTTTTTATTTTCACCATGACTGGAAAAATTGGAAAAATCACCTAGAGCGTACATTTCCGCTTGTAAAAGATCATGTATTGTTAGAGAAAGCAACACGCTTAACAGAAGCGGCAACTGCAATCAAAGAGCTATTAACGCAAGAAAAGCTAGAAGATATTATAGCACATATTCCAGAAGACTGGTTAATATCTGAGTTTGATACCATGACGCCTGGTGACATGAGAGCAGCCTATCTTGAGTTTGTAAATTCTAGATTATCAAAAATTGATATCTTAGTAAAAGAAGGAGAAGATGCAAGATAA
- a CDS encoding universal stress protein: MKNILLLTDFTLKSDNAHAYAFDFFKGQECEFHLLSIQKTWEYTTDDLMASSPRGNIDNALLGDNRTKVDAMIGHYKETYNSSSFTFQGHVDYDVFTDAISQAVTAYNIDLVVCGTDGKTGIVENIFSSHALRIIRKVECPVLVIPEKYRFITPKRIQYLLDYDDTFEMCGKEPLIDITHKYASSIDVLRLTFGFHMEDHEFEYEHTEIQKLFPSTTIRYARHIDENPVAVIRESLLKRSCQLQVLSAKNQTFLERIFSYSHLSQIVNTVTTPLLILRDCNS, translated from the coding sequence ATGAAAAATATTCTCTTACTTACAGACTTTACGTTAAAATCTGATAATGCTCATGCATATGCTTTTGACTTTTTTAAAGGGCAAGAGTGCGAGTTTCACTTACTCAGTATTCAAAAAACGTGGGAGTACACCACAGATGATTTAATGGCCTCTAGTCCTAGAGGCAATATAGACAACGCATTACTTGGTGATAATAGAACCAAGGTGGATGCAATGATTGGTCATTATAAAGAAACTTATAACAGTAGTTCATTCACTTTTCAAGGTCATGTGGATTATGATGTATTTACAGATGCCATAAGCCAGGCTGTTACTGCATATAATATTGATTTAGTAGTATGTGGTACAGATGGCAAAACCGGGATTGTTGAAAATATATTCAGCTCACATGCTCTTAGAATTATAAGAAAAGTGGAGTGTCCTGTACTCGTAATTCCAGAAAAGTATAGATTTATAACTCCTAAAAGAATACAGTATTTACTTGATTATGATGATACTTTTGAGATGTGTGGTAAGGAGCCATTAATTGACATAACTCATAAATATGCATCTAGTATAGATGTTCTGAGACTCACCTTTGGCTTTCATATGGAAGATCATGAATTTGAATATGAGCATACAGAAATTCAGAAGTTATTTCCAAGCACAACCATAAGATACGCTAGGCACATAGATGAAAATCCCGTAGCGGTAATAAGAGAATCTCTATTGAAGAGATCTTGCCAACTTCAAGTACTATCCGCCAAAAATCAAACTTTTTTAGAACGTATATTTTCATATTCGCATCTATCACAGATTGTTAATACTGTGACTACACCCTTGTTGATATTAAGAGATTGTAACTCTTAA
- a CDS encoding GIY-YIG nuclease family protein, with translation MDFILHFNILRRAFLDLQTNSNNLKIASAIAFSVVVFDDEEELYYHESLIKPLQVLSPDQEFTYGITNISLRKAPSFIDIASLLIDNLEDCEIAYFDNFSQQLLRGSFREIGYPLRKSSLIFNATSSRKSSSAAQLSFAETAAIHSVEYDSLKAGMNARALSQLFQIKASVDDNKSSAFAKAEQNTIATTSLYDHLPKTSGVYYFRNATDEVIYVGKAVDLKKRVISHFKSRLVFEKTLCKETVAVEYVETGNELIALLKESAEIKQLAPTYNSQQIETNNPWIVESKIDAKGILRIVPTEKSYTDSCHTVSFNRDSVIQQLKLLQIMHALCPRFMGVERTAGSCSSKACKGVCRGEEPKEIYNARVYKALETLTSKEETYYLDLIGRTSNERSFVLVVDGIYMGYGYITNQETVNTIEDLEAYLIPQEHTYYTSRSILTHLKKRGVIKNFLR, from the coding sequence TTGGATTTTATCCTACACTTCAATATATTGAGAAGAGCCTTCTTAGATTTACAAACTAACAGCAATAATTTAAAAATAGCGAGCGCTATTGCATTTTCTGTGGTCGTTTTTGATGATGAAGAGGAGTTGTATTATCATGAGAGCCTTATCAAACCGCTTCAAGTGCTTTCCCCAGATCAGGAATTCACTTATGGGATTACTAATATATCACTGCGCAAAGCACCATCATTCATAGATATCGCGAGTTTACTCATCGACAACTTGGAAGACTGTGAGATTGCATATTTTGATAATTTCTCTCAGCAATTGCTACGCGGCTCTTTTAGAGAGATTGGGTATCCACTAAGGAAGTCTTCCCTTATTTTTAATGCTACTTCCTCCAGAAAGAGTAGCAGCGCTGCACAACTATCTTTTGCGGAAACTGCAGCTATTCATTCGGTGGAATATGATTCTTTGAAAGCTGGCATGAATGCTCGAGCACTGTCTCAATTGTTTCAAATTAAGGCTAGTGTGGATGATAATAAGAGTTCCGCTTTCGCGAAAGCGGAACAAAACACCATCGCTACCACAAGCCTATATGACCATTTACCGAAAACAAGTGGCGTGTACTACTTTAGGAATGCAACCGACGAAGTGATTTACGTAGGAAAAGCAGTCGACTTAAAAAAGCGAGTGATTTCGCATTTTAAGAGCAGATTAGTTTTTGAAAAGACACTGTGCAAAGAAACCGTCGCTGTAGAATATGTTGAAACCGGAAACGAGTTAATCGCTTTACTCAAAGAGTCGGCAGAGATAAAACAGCTTGCACCTACCTATAATTCGCAACAGATAGAGACCAACAACCCTTGGATTGTGGAATCTAAAATAGATGCCAAAGGAATCTTGAGAATTGTACCCACAGAAAAGAGCTACACAGACTCCTGTCATACCGTTTCTTTTAATAGGGATTCTGTAATCCAGCAACTCAAACTATTACAAATAATGCATGCGCTATGTCCAAGATTTATGGGTGTAGAACGCACTGCTGGTTCTTGCTCTAGCAAAGCTTGTAAGGGCGTATGTAGGGGAGAAGAACCCAAGGAAATATACAATGCAAGAGTATACAAAGCGCTGGAAACTCTCACGAGTAAAGAAGAAACCTACTACCTAGACCTCATAGGGAGAACTAGCAACGAGCGATCATTTGTGCTTGTGGTAGACGGGATTTATATGGGATATGGATATATTACAAATCAAGAGACGGTAAATACCATAGAAGATCTTGAGGCGTATCTTATTCCTCAAGAACATACGTATTACACCAGCCGAAGTATCCTCACACACCTCAAAAAACGCGGAGTTATTAAAAATTTCTTAAGATAG
- a CDS encoding DUF3037 domain-containing protein — MQDKYTFEYATIRIVPKVEREEFFNVGVIVFSKKKKYLGIKFHICPDKWKAFCTDVEIAKYQAYLEAWELVCKGTPAGGRIGAMELSDRFRWLTACRSTIIQSSKTHPGLCEDPASMLEEIFAKNVL, encoded by the coding sequence ATGCAAGATAAATATACCTTTGAGTACGCCACCATTAGAATTGTGCCTAAAGTAGAACGAGAAGAGTTCTTTAATGTAGGTGTCATTGTCTTTTCAAAAAAGAAAAAATATCTAGGCATAAAGTTTCATATATGTCCAGATAAGTGGAAAGCCTTCTGTACAGATGTAGAGATTGCCAAGTATCAAGCATATCTAGAAGCCTGGGAGCTTGTGTGTAAAGGAACACCTGCTGGAGGTCGCATAGGCGCAATGGAACTATCAGACAGATTTAGATGGCTTACTGCTTGTAGAAGCACTATTATACAAAGCTCAAAAACGCATCCGGGTTTATGTGAAGATCCAGCGAGTATGCTAGAAGAGATCTTTGCAAAGAACGTGTTGTAA
- a CDS encoding monovalent cation:proton antiporter-2 (CPA2) family protein, which translates to MTGSILFEAIVFLAGAIICVSIAKRLGLSSVIGYLLAGVLIGPYVLGFIGQEGEDILHFAEFGVVVMLFLIGLEIEPKNFWNMRKTILGMGGLQVGGTMLLTYFLFTFLGYDWKVSLVISMAVALSSTAIALQTIKEKGMMDTTYGASSFSILLFQDIIVIFMLGALPLLSTATTVAGGEGHGASENLLDGLPIGFQTLAIILSVVIIIVAGKFLIVPMLRKVANTGVRELLIASALLIVFSISFLMEYVGLSPALGAFLGGVVLSNSEFKHELESTLEPFKNLLLGLFFMAVGASINFIVIAKNPLTISGILIAIVIVKALILFITGYVFKLKLDQKLLLTFSLSQIGEFAFVLLSFAFSLQLLEQDQMDMMLVITALTMSLTPITGMINERYILPKIGTKESIQRPMDHIAKSQNVILVGFGHFGSTIGRFLRSHGVEATILDQDSNRVDFLRKMGFEVYYGDATRLDLLESAGIAQAKILICAIDNPTVTKQVTKLVKEKYPHVELMIRARNRDDAYDLLNLGIENIYRESLDTSLSLASDALHKLGFRKYTLNRQVQNFIKYDEAILRRLAKEPKKGTDSYIFVARQELEKQERYLNEDFNRGIVAYDNHWDSEHIRKTLEEQQDNSEVDSTN; encoded by the coding sequence ATGACAGGAAGTATTCTTTTTGAAGCGATAGTCTTTCTTGCGGGAGCAATAATTTGTGTGTCCATCGCAAAGCGACTTGGGCTGAGTTCCGTAATAGGTTATTTACTAGCAGGCGTACTCATAGGCCCTTACGTATTAGGGTTTATAGGTCAAGAGGGAGAAGATATATTACACTTTGCAGAGTTTGGTGTGGTGGTAATGTTATTCTTAATAGGCTTAGAAATTGAACCTAAGAATTTCTGGAACATGCGCAAGACCATCTTAGGCATGGGAGGACTGCAAGTAGGAGGGACCATGCTACTAACATATTTCTTGTTCACCTTTCTAGGCTACGACTGGAAAGTCTCTCTTGTAATCTCTATGGCCGTAGCACTATCGTCTACAGCAATTGCTTTGCAAACCATAAAGGAGAAAGGGATGATGGATACCACTTATGGAGCATCCTCATTTTCTATTTTACTTTTTCAAGATATCATTGTAATTTTCATGCTAGGTGCATTGCCACTGCTCTCTACTGCTACAACGGTGGCTGGTGGTGAAGGTCATGGAGCGTCTGAGAATTTATTAGATGGTTTGCCTATCGGTTTTCAAACGCTCGCAATTATTCTTTCTGTAGTTATTATCATAGTTGCTGGTAAATTTTTAATTGTACCTATGCTGCGTAAAGTCGCAAATACAGGAGTACGAGAACTACTTATAGCCTCTGCATTATTGATTGTATTTTCTATTTCTTTTTTAATGGAATATGTAGGTCTCAGTCCTGCGCTAGGTGCTTTTCTAGGTGGCGTAGTGTTATCTAATAGCGAATTCAAACATGAGCTGGAGAGCACCTTGGAACCTTTTAAAAATCTACTGTTAGGCTTGTTTTTTATGGCAGTGGGAGCCTCTATCAATTTTATTGTGATTGCTAAAAATCCGCTCACTATAAGTGGAATATTAATTGCAATTGTAATCGTAAAGGCGCTTATCTTATTTATTACCGGTTATGTTTTTAAACTAAAATTAGATCAGAAGTTACTGCTCACTTTTAGCTTATCACAGATAGGAGAGTTTGCCTTTGTCCTGCTTTCCTTCGCGTTTAGCTTGCAATTATTAGAGCAAGATCAAATGGACATGATGCTAGTAATTACAGCACTTACTATGTCGCTTACTCCTATTACTGGAATGATAAATGAACGTTATATCTTGCCTAAAATAGGAACTAAAGAATCAATACAGAGACCTATGGATCATATTGCAAAGTCACAAAATGTGATACTTGTAGGTTTTGGACATTTTGGAAGTACCATAGGACGTTTTTTGAGGTCGCACGGAGTAGAAGCTACCATACTTGATCAAGATTCAAATCGTGTAGATTTTCTTCGTAAGATGGGCTTTGAGGTGTATTACGGTGATGCCACGCGCTTAGATTTATTGGAATCTGCTGGAATTGCGCAGGCAAAAATTCTAATTTGTGCGATAGATAATCCTACGGTAACAAAGCAAGTGACAAAACTTGTAAAAGAAAAGTATCCCCATGTAGAGCTTATGATTAGAGCAAGGAATAGGGATGACGCTTATGATTTACTCAACTTAGGTATAGAAAATATTTACAGAGAATCCCTAGATACTTCACTCAGCCTTGCCAGTGACGCATTGCATAAATTAGGGTTTAGAAAATATACGTTAAATAGACAGGTCCAGAACTTTATAAAATACGATGAAGCTATTTTGAGACGTCTTGCCAAGGAACCAAAGAAAGGTACAGATAGCTATATTTTTGTCGCTCGTCAAGAGTTAGAAAAGCAAGAACGTTACCTCAATGAAGACTTCAATAGAGGGATTGTAGCTTATGATAATCACTGGGACAGCGAGCACATTAGAAAAACACTAGAAGAACAGCAAGATAATAGTGAAGTAGATAGCACAAACTAG